The proteins below come from a single Brevundimonas sp. LM2 genomic window:
- the mutL gene encoding DNA mismatch repair endonuclease MutL: MPIRRLPPETVNRIAAGEVVERPASAIKELVENALDAGATRIEVQADGGGLSRILIADDGHGMAPDQLALAVERHATSKLEPDDAGDVDLLRISTLGFRGEALPSIGSVARLTITSRSPRGDAHQITVEGGDTRPVAPAAFPGPHGARVEVRDLFYATPARLKFMKSERSEAMAISEEIKRQAMAHEGVAFTLDLDGRTTLRLPAEHPGDEGRLKRLAALLGRDFEANALLIDQSREGIRLSGYAGLPTYSRGNGGHQYLFVNGRPVRDRLLQGALRGAYADFLARDRHPAAVLFLEIDPLFVDVNVHPAKAEVRFRDPQMVRGLIVGALRHALHAAGHRASTTVADNVLAGFTAHTGAAFSPTSQTSQGFAGGFSGWTGWDGPAAAAQEIPGLSERSARVEPGGFDPSTLNPRPSPLQPDPIDQPLGAARAQLHGTYIVAQTRDGLVVVDQHAAHERLVYERMKVQMAQGSVTRQALLTPEVVELDPAEADRVLARADELAELGLIVEPFGGGAVLVRETPALLGDTDVQGLIRDIADDLAEHGAALALSERLGEVCGTMACHGSVRAGRVLSAPEMNALLRQMEVTPHSGQCNHGRPTYVELKLNDLEKLFGRR; this comes from the coding sequence ATGCCCATCCGCCGCCTCCCCCCCGAGACCGTCAACCGCATCGCCGCCGGCGAGGTGGTCGAACGCCCGGCCAGCGCCATCAAGGAGCTGGTCGAGAACGCGCTCGACGCGGGGGCGACCCGGATCGAGGTCCAGGCCGACGGCGGGGGCCTGTCGCGCATCCTGATCGCCGACGACGGCCACGGCATGGCCCCGGACCAGCTGGCCCTGGCCGTCGAACGCCATGCCACCTCCAAGCTGGAGCCCGACGACGCCGGCGACGTCGACCTGCTGCGCATCTCGACCCTCGGATTCCGCGGCGAGGCCCTGCCCTCGATCGGCTCGGTCGCCCGGCTGACCATCACCAGCCGCAGCCCCCGCGGCGACGCCCACCAGATCACCGTGGAGGGCGGCGACACCCGCCCCGTCGCCCCCGCCGCCTTCCCGGGCCCGCACGGCGCCCGGGTCGAGGTCCGCGACCTGTTCTATGCCACCCCCGCCCGGCTCAAATTCATGAAGTCCGAGCGCTCCGAGGCCATGGCCATTTCGGAGGAGATCAAGCGCCAGGCCATGGCCCATGAAGGGGTCGCCTTCACCCTCGACCTCGACGGCCGCACCACCCTACGCCTGCCCGCCGAGCATCCCGGCGACGAAGGCCGGCTGAAGCGTCTCGCCGCCCTGTTGGGCCGGGATTTCGAGGCCAATGCCCTGCTGATCGACCAGTCGCGCGAGGGCATCCGCCTGTCGGGCTACGCCGGCCTGCCCACCTATTCGCGCGGCAACGGCGGGCACCAGTATCTGTTCGTCAACGGCCGCCCGGTCCGCGACCGGCTGCTGCAGGGGGCCCTGCGCGGGGCCTATGCCGACTTCCTCGCCCGCGACCGGCATCCGGCGGCGGTGCTGTTCCTCGAGATCGATCCCCTGTTCGTGGACGTCAACGTCCACCCGGCCAAGGCCGAGGTCCGGTTCCGCGACCCCCAGATGGTGCGCGGCCTGATCGTCGGGGCCCTGCGCCACGCCCTGCACGCCGCCGGCCACCGCGCCTCGACCACCGTGGCCGACAATGTGCTGGCGGGCTTCACCGCCCACACCGGCGCGGCCTTCAGTCCGACCTCACAGACGTCGCAGGGCTTCGCCGGCGGCTTCAGCGGCTGGACCGGCTGGGACGGTCCCGCCGCCGCCGCCCAGGAGATCCCCGGCCTGTCCGAACGCTCGGCCCGCGTCGAGCCGGGCGGGTTCGATCCCTCGACCCTCAACCCCCGACCCTCGCCCCTCCAGCCCGACCCCATCGACCAGCCCCTCGGCGCCGCCCGGGCCCAGCTGCACGGCACCTATATCGTCGCCCAGACTCGCGACGGCCTGGTCGTCGTCGACCAGCACGCCGCCCACGAACGCCTCGTCTATGAGCGGATGAAGGTCCAGATGGCCCAGGGGTCCGTCACGCGTCAGGCCCTGCTGACCCCCGAGGTGGTCGAGCTGGACCCCGCCGAGGCCGACCGCGTCCTGGCCCGCGCCGATGAGCTGGCGGAGCTGGGCCTGATCGTCGAACCCTTCGGCGGCGGAGCCGTGCTGGTCCGCGAGACGCCCGCCCTGCTGGGCGACACCGACGTCCAGGGCCTGATCCGCGACATCGCCGACGACCTGGCCGAGCACGGCGCCGCCCTGGCCCTGTCCGAGCGGCTGGGCGAGGTCTGCGGCACCATGGCCTGCCACGGCTCCGTCCGCGCCGGCCGCGTCCTGTCCGCACCCGAAATGAACGCCCTCCTCCGCCAGATGGAGGTCACGCCCCACTCCGGCCAGTGCAACCACGGCCGCCCGACCTATGTGGAGCTCAAGCTCAACGATCTGGAAAAGCTGTTCGGGCGGCGGTGA
- a CDS encoding polysaccharide deacetylase family protein — MSALLDKMRRRAGRWLDVHAAPIRPERGVFSLSFDDIPATAWTEAGPILAEHGVTATYYVCGGLESGTNLDLPQFTTAHLQALFAAGHEVGCHTHSHANALRLSPAAYAADLDRNAAWVAERLDGHRMQTFAWPFGDVARATKAVVADRFALGRGIRDGVNAGSADRANLQAIGLESRRLPAYDLEALMAETAERKGWLIAYGHDVMDGPTPYGCTPDDLDQVIRLAKAAGLEIVPVGQAWARTQ, encoded by the coding sequence ATGTCCGCCCTTCTCGACAAGATGCGTCGCCGCGCCGGCCGCTGGCTGGATGTTCACGCCGCGCCGATCCGACCCGAGCGCGGTGTCTTCAGCCTGTCGTTCGACGACATCCCCGCGACGGCCTGGACCGAGGCGGGGCCGATCCTGGCCGAGCATGGCGTCACCGCCACATATTATGTCTGCGGCGGGCTGGAGAGCGGCACCAACCTGGACCTGCCCCAGTTCACCACGGCCCACCTGCAGGCCCTGTTCGCCGCCGGACACGAGGTCGGCTGCCACACGCACAGCCACGCCAATGCGCTGCGCCTGTCACCGGCCGCCTATGCCGCCGACCTCGACCGCAACGCCGCCTGGGTGGCCGAGCGGCTGGACGGCCACCGGATGCAGACCTTCGCCTGGCCGTTCGGCGACGTGGCGCGGGCGACCAAGGCGGTCGTCGCCGACCGGTTCGCCCTGGGCCGGGGGATCCGCGACGGGGTCAACGCCGGATCGGCCGACCGCGCCAACCTGCAGGCCATTGGGCTGGAAAGCCGCCGGTTGCCCGCCTACGACCTGGAGGCGCTGATGGCCGAGACGGCCGAGCGGAAGGGCTGGCTGATCGCCTACGGCCACGACGTGATGGACGGGCCCACGCCCTACGGCTGCACCCCCGACGACCTGGACCAGGTCATCCGGCTGGCCAAGGCGGCGGGGCTGGAGATCGTGCCGGTCGGCCAGGCCTGGGCGCGGACACAGTGA
- a CDS encoding RidA family protein: protein MSITARLTELGIALPQPAAAVANYVPFVRTGNLVFISGQLSNDASGGIKGTVGEDVTPEQANAGARLCGINLLAQLNAALDGDLDRVVRIVKLGGFVQAGPGFTAIPAVINGCSDLMVEVFDDAGRHARSAVGVYQLPLGFAVEVDAIVEVR, encoded by the coding sequence ATGTCCATCACCGCCCGCCTGACCGAACTCGGCATCGCCCTGCCCCAGCCCGCGGCGGCCGTGGCCAATTACGTGCCGTTCGTGCGCACCGGCAATCTGGTCTTCATCTCGGGCCAGCTGTCGAACGACGCCTCGGGCGGGATCAAGGGCACGGTCGGCGAGGACGTCACCCCGGAACAGGCCAACGCCGGAGCGCGGCTGTGCGGCATCAACCTGCTGGCCCAACTCAACGCCGCCCTCGACGGCGACCTCGACCGCGTCGTGCGCATCGTCAAACTGGGCGGCTTCGTCCAGGCCGGCCCGGGCTTCACCGCCATTCCCGCCGTCATCAACGGCTGTTCGGACCTGATGGTCGAGGTGTTCGACGACGCCGGCCGCCACGCCCGCTCGGCCGTCGGCGTCTATCAGCTGCCCCTCGGCTTCGCCGTCGAGGTGGACGCCATCGTCGAGGTGCGGTGA
- a CDS encoding low molecular weight protein-tyrosine-phosphatase, with protein MNSVLFVCLGNICRSPLAEAALRAEAERLRLDLTIESAGTGDWHVGEPPDPRAQAVAARHGLDISAYQTRQVTPADFRRFTHIVALDHDNLSNLRRIAPADATAALSLLLDHVPGREGQAVTDPWFGDAAGFDVTWAEVTAAAAGLAGRLTDPNPRPVATA; from the coding sequence ATGAACTCCGTCCTCTTCGTCTGCCTCGGCAACATCTGTCGCTCGCCCCTCGCCGAAGCCGCCTTGCGCGCCGAGGCGGAGCGTCTGCGCCTCGACCTCACCATCGAGTCCGCCGGCACCGGCGACTGGCATGTCGGCGAGCCGCCCGACCCCCGCGCCCAGGCCGTCGCCGCCCGCCACGGCCTCGACATCTCCGCCTACCAGACCCGGCAGGTGACGCCGGCGGACTTCCGCCGCTTCACCCACATCGTCGCCCTCGACCACGACAACCTGTCGAACCTGCGCCGAATAGCCCCCGCCGACGCCACCGCCGCGCTCAGCCTCCTGCTCGACCACGTCCCGGGCCGCGAGGGTCAGGCCGTCACCGACCCCTGGTTCGGCGACGCGGCCGGCTTCGACGTCACCTGGGCCGAGGTCACGGCGGCGGCGGCGGGCCTGGCGGGGCGGCTGACCGATCCCAACCCTCGTCCGGTCGCGACGGCGTGA
- a CDS encoding DNA polymerase IV: MAITALCRECLWTGADAVTRCPACGSPRVRMDPELSSLSIAHLDCDAFYASVEKRDRPELRDRPVIIGGGVRGVVSTACYIARQSGVGSAMPMFKALKACPDAVVIRPDFTKYVFESQRIFGMVGELTPLVQTLSLDEAWIDLSGTDRLNGGPPALQLVRLQQRIEAETGLTVSIGLAPNRFLAKIASELDKPRGFSVIGAANAQALLAPKSVRILPGVGPVFGKTLVSDGFATVGDLAAADVRALVKRYGETGLRLHDLAHARDARSVNPEHDRRGMSAENTFNTDLTTVEDLEAELWPLCEKVASKARRDGVASRVVVLKLRRTDFKIVTRRTTLPDPVQTARALFAIGRDLLKPELGRPYRLIGIGLADIQDAEDMPPALFDRGEARTLKTETTIDALREKFGAGAVVAGRALKRP, encoded by the coding sequence GTGGCCATAACCGCCCTTTGTCGAGAATGCCTGTGGACCGGGGCGGACGCCGTGACGCGCTGCCCGGCCTGCGGCTCGCCGCGCGTCCGGATGGACCCCGAACTGTCCAGCCTGTCCATCGCCCACCTGGACTGCGACGCCTTCTATGCCTCGGTGGAGAAGCGCGACCGGCCCGAGCTGCGCGACCGGCCGGTGATCATCGGCGGTGGCGTACGGGGCGTGGTCTCCACCGCCTGCTACATCGCGCGCCAGTCGGGCGTCGGCTCGGCCATGCCGATGTTCAAGGCGCTGAAGGCGTGTCCGGACGCCGTCGTGATCCGGCCGGACTTCACCAAATACGTCTTCGAGTCGCAGCGCATCTTCGGCATGGTCGGCGAACTGACGCCCCTGGTGCAGACCCTGTCGCTGGACGAGGCCTGGATCGACCTGTCGGGCACCGACCGGCTGAACGGCGGCCCACCGGCGCTGCAACTGGTCCGGCTGCAGCAGCGGATCGAGGCGGAGACCGGCTTGACCGTCTCCATCGGCCTGGCCCCCAACCGCTTCCTGGCCAAGATCGCGTCCGAACTGGACAAGCCGCGCGGTTTCTCGGTGATCGGGGCCGCGAACGCCCAGGCCCTGCTGGCCCCCAAGTCGGTGCGCATCCTGCCCGGGGTCGGCCCGGTCTTCGGCAAGACCCTGGTCAGCGACGGCTTCGCCACGGTGGGGGACCTGGCCGCCGCCGATGTCCGGGCCCTCGTAAAACGCTACGGCGAAACCGGTCTGCGGCTTCATGACCTCGCCCACGCCCGCGACGCCCGATCGGTGAACCCCGAGCACGACCGGCGCGGCATGAGCGCGGAAAACACCTTCAACACCGACCTGACGACCGTGGAGGATCTGGAGGCCGAGCTCTGGCCGCTGTGCGAGAAGGTCGCCTCCAAGGCCCGGCGCGACGGCGTCGCCAGCCGGGTCGTGGTGCTGAAGCTGCGGCGGACCGACTTCAAGATCGTCACTCGCCGCACCACCCTGCCCGATCCGGTGCAGACGGCGCGCGCCCTGTTCGCCATCGGCCGCGACCTGCTGAAGCCCGAACTGGGCCGCCCCTATCGGCTGATCGGCATCGGGCTGGCCGACATCCAGGACGCCGAGGACATGCCCCCCGCGCTGTTCGACCGGGGCGAGGCCCGCACCCTGAAGACCGAGACAACCATCGACGCCCTGCGCGAGAAGTTCGGGGCCGGGGCCGTGGTGGCGGGACGGGCGTTGAAACGCCCTTAA
- a CDS encoding SDR family oxidoreductase — protein sequence MILVTGATGGIGGEICRLLHEAGTPFRAMVRKPEQVAKLKDKGFEAVVGDFDRPETLAPAMRGIETLFLLTAPNPKQVEQETSAIDAARSVGIRRIVKLSASDANVRSLIPWAKSHALIDHHLRASGVEWTILKPTGYMQNFLWYKEPIARGFLPHVAGKGSVSLIDTRDIARVAATVLSEDGHAGASYFLTGPETLDMREAAERLSGVIQRKVRYVDLPTPIYRAILRVTGNSRWMANGLIVQFSNMVAQHHDIDPTAEIERLTGVPPRSFTDFVRDHRHEFLASRA from the coding sequence ATGATCCTCGTTACAGGCGCGACCGGCGGCATCGGCGGCGAAATTTGCAGGCTGCTCCATGAGGCCGGCACCCCATTCAGGGCGATGGTCCGCAAGCCGGAGCAGGTCGCCAAACTGAAAGACAAGGGATTCGAAGCCGTCGTCGGCGACTTCGATCGCCCGGAAACCTTGGCCCCTGCGATGCGAGGCATCGAAACGCTGTTTCTCCTCACCGCGCCGAACCCCAAACAGGTCGAGCAGGAGACGTCCGCGATCGATGCGGCCAGGTCCGTTGGAATCCGTCGGATCGTCAAACTGTCCGCGTCCGACGCCAACGTGCGTTCGTTGATCCCATGGGCGAAATCGCACGCCCTAATCGATCACCACCTGCGTGCATCGGGGGTCGAATGGACGATCCTGAAACCCACTGGCTACATGCAGAACTTCCTTTGGTATAAGGAGCCGATCGCCAGGGGCTTCCTGCCGCACGTGGCCGGCAAGGGGTCGGTCTCCCTGATCGATACGCGCGATATCGCGCGCGTCGCCGCCACCGTTCTCAGCGAGGACGGTCACGCCGGCGCGAGCTATTTCCTCACCGGTCCCGAGACACTGGACATGCGGGAGGCCGCAGAGCGCCTGTCCGGGGTGATCCAGCGCAAGGTCCGCTATGTCGATCTGCCGACCCCCATCTATCGCGCCATCCTTCGCGTGACCGGCAATTCACGCTGGATGGCGAACGGCCTGATTGTGCAGTTCTCCAACATGGTCGCCCAGCATCACGACATCGATCCGACGGCTGAGATCGAGCGCCTGACCGGCGTTCCCCCACGCAGCTTCACCGACTTCGTCCGCGACCATCGTCACGAGTTCCTGGCCTCGCGCGCCTAG
- the gdhA gene encoding NADP-specific glutamate dehydrogenase: MPRRSSSDLKSFLAELVDRYPGQPEFLQAVDDVVTEVWPLVEDTKAYRDNEILRRIVEPDRIVSFRVVWQDDRGRPRVERGWRVQHSNAIGPYKGGLRFSPNLTEGVLKFLAFEQTFKNSLTGLPLGGAKGGATFAPRGKSDAEVMRFCQSFMTELHRYIGPNEDVPAGDMGVGAREIGYLFGQYKRLANRFEGALTGKGLSYGGSEVRSEATGWGTVFFLKAVLERADDGLKDKTVSISGAGNVALHAAQKAVEEGAKVVTLSDSEGLLHAPDGFDPELLERVMTQKLERRGPLSAVAEGSKTLEFHKGRTPWGVECDIALPCATQNELDGDDAKKLLQGGVRYVIEGANMPCTPDAVAAFRKAKIGFGPAKAANAGGVAVSGLEMAQNSARLSWDEARLTSQLEDIMVEIHDRCVADGEDRNGHVDYVRGANIAGFRKVADAMVAQGVV; encoded by the coding sequence ATGCCTCGTCGATCGTCCAGCGACCTGAAAAGCTTCCTTGCGGAACTCGTCGATCGCTACCCCGGGCAACCGGAGTTCCTTCAGGCGGTCGATGACGTGGTGACCGAGGTCTGGCCCCTGGTCGAGGACACCAAGGCCTATCGTGACAACGAAATTCTGAGGCGGATCGTCGAACCCGATCGGATCGTCAGTTTTCGGGTCGTGTGGCAGGACGATCGGGGCCGGCCGCGGGTCGAACGGGGTTGGCGTGTCCAGCATTCGAACGCGATCGGCCCGTACAAGGGCGGACTTCGGTTCTCCCCGAACCTGACGGAAGGGGTGCTGAAATTTCTGGCCTTTGAGCAGACCTTCAAGAACAGTTTGACGGGCCTGCCGCTCGGTGGAGCCAAGGGGGGCGCGACCTTCGCCCCGCGCGGCAAGTCGGACGCCGAGGTCATGCGGTTCTGCCAGAGCTTCATGACCGAACTGCATCGCTACATCGGCCCGAATGAAGACGTCCCGGCGGGCGACATGGGCGTGGGCGCGCGCGAGATCGGCTATCTGTTTGGGCAATACAAGCGACTGGCGAACCGGTTCGAGGGTGCGCTGACCGGCAAGGGCCTGTCATACGGGGGCAGCGAAGTCCGGTCGGAGGCGACCGGGTGGGGCACCGTCTTCTTTCTCAAGGCTGTGCTCGAGCGCGCGGACGACGGACTGAAGGACAAGACCGTGTCGATTTCAGGAGCCGGCAACGTTGCGCTTCACGCCGCGCAGAAGGCCGTCGAGGAAGGCGCGAAGGTCGTGACCCTGTCCGACAGCGAGGGTTTGCTGCACGCCCCGGACGGGTTCGACCCAGAACTGCTCGAGCGGGTCATGACGCAGAAGCTCGAGCGGCGCGGCCCGCTTTCCGCCGTCGCCGAGGGATCAAAGACCCTCGAATTCCACAAGGGACGGACGCCCTGGGGTGTCGAATGCGATATCGCCCTGCCGTGCGCCACCCAGAACGAGCTCGACGGCGATGACGCCAAGAAGCTGCTGCAAGGGGGCGTCCGCTATGTCATCGAGGGGGCGAACATGCCCTGTACGCCCGATGCCGTGGCCGCCTTTCGAAAGGCCAAGATCGGCTTCGGGCCGGCGAAGGCCGCCAACGCAGGCGGGGTCGCCGTGTCCGGTCTGGAGATGGCCCAGAATTCCGCCCGACTGTCATGGGACGAAGCGCGCCTCACCTCGCAACTGGAGGACATCATGGTCGAAATTCATGACCGCTGCGTCGCCGACGGTGAAGATCGGAACGGCCATGTCGACTACGTCCGAGGGGCCAATATCGCCGGCTTCCGCAAGGTGGCCGATGCCATGGTGGCCCAGGGGGTGGTTTGA
- the rsmD gene encoding 16S rRNA (guanine(966)-N(2))-methyltransferase RsmD, protein MRIVSGRLKGRAIVAPEGQGTRPTSDRARQAVFNVLEHAAWAEPLAGMRVMDLFAGSGALGFEAMSRGAAFALFVETDETARGVIRENADAYGLLGTTRVHRRSAIDLGPRPGSDGEAFDLAFVDPPYGKGLGEQALARLIEGRWLKPGALLVLERGSDEPEIETPGYARLDARDYGAARVLFLRVLP, encoded by the coding sequence ATGAGGATCGTATCTGGAAGACTGAAGGGCCGGGCCATCGTCGCGCCGGAAGGGCAGGGCACGCGGCCGACGTCGGACCGGGCGCGCCAGGCCGTGTTCAATGTGCTGGAGCACGCCGCCTGGGCCGAGCCCCTGGCCGGGATGCGGGTCATGGACCTGTTCGCCGGATCGGGTGCCCTGGGGTTCGAGGCGATGAGCCGGGGGGCGGCCTTCGCCCTGTTCGTCGAGACCGACGAGACGGCGCGGGGCGTGATCCGCGAGAACGCCGACGCCTATGGCCTGCTGGGCACGACCCGCGTGCACCGGCGCAGCGCCATCGATCTGGGGCCCCGCCCCGGATCGGATGGCGAGGCCTTCGACCTGGCCTTCGTTGACCCGCCCTACGGCAAGGGGCTGGGGGAGCAGGCCCTGGCCCGGCTGATCGAGGGGCGCTGGCTCAAGCCGGGAGCCCTGCTGGTGCTGGAGCGGGGCTCGGACGAGCCGGAGATCGAGACGCCGGGCTATGCGCGGCTGGACGCGCGGGACTATGGGGCGGCGCGGGTGCTGTTTCTGCGAGTGCTTCCCTAG
- a CDS encoding GNAT family N-acetyltransferase — protein MNPQPDFTLQVHDSLADIGREAWDACAAPTGDPFVSYDFLHACEASGSAVPSQGWGPRHLTLRGPDDAVLGCMPLYLKGHSQGEYVFDHSWADAYQRAGGRYYPKLLGAVPFTPATGPRFLHAPDTSEGVVRAALIQGAVALTERLGVSSLHVNFPTRPEWFAMGEAGMLRRQDMQFIWRNEGYQTFDDFLAALSSNRRKTIRRERRDAQAGLDIRVLTGSDLTEAHWDAFFEFYQDTGERKWGRPYLTRAFFSMIGETMADRIALVMAFRDDTPIAGALNFIGRDALYGRQWGALEEVPFLHFELCYYQAIEFAIAHGLSRVEAGAQGEHKIARGYLPSPVHSAHWIADPALRAPVERYLEQERPGVEAEIAAMTEELSPYRT, from the coding sequence GTGAACCCCCAGCCCGACTTCACCCTCCAGGTCCACGACAGCCTCGCGGACATCGGCCGCGAGGCCTGGGACGCCTGCGCCGCCCCGACCGGCGATCCCTTCGTCAGCTATGATTTCCTGCACGCCTGCGAGGCCTCGGGCAGCGCGGTCCCGTCGCAGGGCTGGGGCCCGCGCCACCTGACCCTGCGGGGCCCGGACGACGCCGTCCTGGGCTGCATGCCCCTCTATCTGAAAGGCCACAGCCAGGGCGAATACGTCTTCGACCACAGCTGGGCCGACGCCTATCAGCGCGCCGGCGGCCGGTATTATCCCAAGCTGCTGGGGGCCGTCCCCTTCACCCCCGCCACCGGCCCGCGCTTCCTGCATGCGCCGGACACAAGCGAAGGCGTCGTCCGGGCCGCCCTGATCCAGGGGGCCGTGGCCCTGACCGAGCGGCTGGGCGTCTCCTCGCTGCACGTCAACTTCCCGACCCGGCCCGAATGGTTCGCCATGGGCGAGGCCGGCATGCTGCGCCGCCAGGACATGCAGTTCATCTGGCGCAACGAGGGCTACCAGACCTTCGACGACTTCCTGGCGGCCCTGTCCTCCAACCGCCGCAAGACCATCCGCCGCGAACGCCGCGACGCCCAGGCCGGCCTCGACATCCGCGTCCTGACCGGCTCCGACCTCACCGAGGCCCACTGGGACGCCTTCTTCGAATTCTACCAGGACACCGGCGAGCGCAAATGGGGCCGGCCCTATCTGACCCGCGCCTTCTTCTCCATGATCGGGGAGACGATGGCCGACCGCATCGCCCTGGTCATGGCCTTCCGCGACGACACTCCTATCGCCGGAGCCCTGAACTTCATCGGCCGCGACGCTCTGTACGGCCGCCAGTGGGGCGCGCTGGAGGAGGTCCCCTTCCTCCATTTCGAGCTCTGCTACTACCAGGCCATCGAATTCGCCATCGCCCACGGCCTGTCCCGCGTCGAGGCGGGCGCCCAGGGCGAGCACAAGATCGCCCGCGGCTACCTCCCCTCCCCCGTCCACTCCGCCCACTGGATCGCCGATCCGGCCCTGCGGGCACCGGTGGAGCGCTATCTCGAGCAGGAACGACCGGGCGTGGAGGCGGAGATCGCGGCGATGACCGAGGAGCTGTCGCCGTACAGAACTTGA
- a CDS encoding CPBP family intramembrane glutamic endopeptidase produces MRSVSLALQAARRSPMITGPAVNHPWRRLASFIGLAILLLLVSSVVFGIIVLIVPDFGALVRWSGPLPDTPMRLVDEAWFMLAIGSVLGLLALALLSAAAITYRLRPTDFLWPGRPFNRRDFGIGFLAMACLGVMQIPSYMMSGEPWSPPLFDPLYADWTRLAFVIGATVGLLTAAAAEEVACRGVLLRLSGQATRHPLILCLVNGVLFSALHGDPDPVAFVSRALSGAVWSWAALRLGGLEFAIGAHLANNLIITLFWEPLSEMEVGQDSAWTALVPELIVAVVIVAITERLAGARRFPDLSPRGAA; encoded by the coding sequence ATGCGGTCGGTTTCCCTCGCCCTCCAGGCGGCGCGACGCTCACCGATGATCACCGGCCCCGCGGTGAATCACCCGTGGCGCAGGCTGGCCAGTTTCATCGGCCTCGCGATCCTGCTGCTGCTGGTGTCCAGCGTGGTCTTCGGCATCATCGTCCTGATCGTGCCGGATTTCGGGGCCTTGGTGCGGTGGTCCGGACCGCTGCCCGACACGCCCATGCGGCTGGTCGACGAGGCCTGGTTCATGCTGGCGATCGGCTCGGTCCTCGGCCTCCTGGCCCTGGCCCTCCTCTCCGCAGCGGCCATCACCTACCGCCTGCGGCCTACCGATTTTCTTTGGCCCGGGCGGCCGTTCAACCGTCGTGATTTCGGGATCGGCTTCCTTGCCATGGCCTGTCTCGGCGTGATGCAGATTCCGTCCTACATGATGTCGGGCGAGCCGTGGTCGCCGCCGCTGTTCGATCCGCTCTATGCCGACTGGACGCGGCTGGCCTTCGTGATCGGGGCGACCGTGGGCCTGCTCACCGCGGCCGCGGCCGAAGAGGTGGCCTGTCGCGGCGTGCTGCTGCGCCTCTCCGGCCAGGCGACCCGGCATCCCCTGATCCTGTGCCTCGTCAATGGCGTGCTGTTTTCCGCCCTGCACGGGGATCCGGACCCCGTCGCCTTCGTCTCGCGCGCTCTGTCAGGGGCGGTCTGGAGCTGGGCGGCCCTGCGGCTCGGCGGACTGGAGTTCGCGATCGGGGCGCACCTGGCCAACAACCTGATCATCACCCTGTTCTGGGAACCCCTGTCCGAGATGGAGGTCGGCCAGGACTCGGCCTGGACCGCGCTCGTGCCCGAATTGATCGTGGCCGTGGTGATCGTGGCCATCACCGAGCGGCTGGCCGGTGCGCGCCGCTTTCCGGACCTATCCCCGCGAGGGGCCGCGTGA
- a CDS encoding MarR family winged helix-turn-helix transcriptional regulator, with translation MHIHKPDVRALALAIFAANGRLISAGNELVAPMGLTSAWWQVLAALRYSPMPLPAASIARNMGLTRQAVQRILDLLAEHGLVAFKANPHHQRAKLVVLTPTGTAAVTGAEQAVAPFDQAIADRVGAERIRDAIKTLEEMNAVISELLDRPLHSNSPHSNSDQEDPS, from the coding sequence ATGCACATTCACAAACCGGATGTCCGAGCGCTCGCGTTGGCGATCTTCGCCGCCAACGGTCGCTTGATCAGCGCGGGAAACGAGCTCGTTGCGCCAATGGGTCTGACGAGTGCGTGGTGGCAGGTGCTCGCCGCCCTGCGCTACTCGCCTATGCCGCTCCCTGCCGCCTCGATCGCCCGCAACATGGGCCTGACCCGGCAGGCGGTGCAGAGGATCCTCGATCTCCTGGCTGAGCATGGGCTCGTCGCCTTCAAGGCCAATCCCCATCACCAACGCGCGAAGCTCGTCGTCCTCACCCCGACCGGAACGGCGGCCGTGACGGGCGCGGAGCAGGCCGTCGCCCCGTTTGATCAGGCCATCGCGGACAGGGTCGGGGCTGAGCGTATTCGAGACGCCATCAAGACCCTCGAGGAGATGAACGCCGTGATCTCCGAGCTGCTCGACCGGCCCCTCCATTCCAACTCTCCCCACTCCAACTCCGATCAGGAAGACCCATCATGA
- a CDS encoding SMI1/KNR4 family protein: MAFPATEATIAEAERSIGRSLPPDLRARLARSNGGDITIADDSWSLIPVRDVTDRKRLSRTANDIVRETEQARAWRNFPKEGFAVASNGTGDLLILIPGSLDVHHWCHETGAVAAVTVDWI, encoded by the coding sequence ATGGCTTTCCCAGCGACGGAAGCGACAATCGCCGAAGCCGAGCGTTCCATCGGCCGCAGTTTGCCGCCGGATCTGCGAGCCCGGCTCGCGCGGTCGAACGGCGGGGACATCACCATTGCCGACGATTCCTGGTCTCTCATTCCGGTGCGGGATGTCACTGACCGCAAGCGGCTTTCCCGCACCGCCAATGACATCGTGCGAGAAACCGAGCAGGCTCGAGCGTGGCGGAACTTTCCGAAGGAAGGCTTCGCCGTCGCCTCGAACGGGACCGGTGACCTGCTGATCCTGATTCCCGGCTCTCTTGACGTGCACCACTGGTGCCATGAGACCGGAGCCGTGGCTGCGGTCACTGTTGACTGGATATAA